The following are encoded together in the Lathyrus oleraceus cultivar Zhongwan6 chromosome 3, CAAS_Psat_ZW6_1.0, whole genome shotgun sequence genome:
- the LOC127130762 gene encoding uncharacterized protein LOC127130762, with the protein MDTVKPMFYERMVSSVSASFSDLVVVGIKVELGLKNGKMITTTETSGNNVKKFSRGFQKKKEDETNSVSTSQRRSHSWRKQQQQVAQQQPTYPMQYIQQPYVAAVTPTFKQSQALVYQLVQQALVYQRAPTTPVYQQLRPQAPRPQNHPNPNRVQRGRPPSVMIPIMYIELYPSLLQKGLVTPRPLDPSPDHLPPWYNKNAHCPFHEGALGHDLEGCYALKHIVRELVEKKILSFRDDGPNVKSNPLPTHGDVNAIEDVSDVCIIKNVEDVKTLLLSLHARLVRVNLIDTCHDNCEECVVYPRGCKLVRADIQNLMDQGVLQVCDPTTKEEISVIEPFFNLPEPVEITYQRRDVIHPSPVIVCMPTPFPFKITKVVPWKYDIIVVDGNPKDVECEKSLENVDSNITNIARTSRMTHSGRIYTPNFNIIPQESIKEATTSVPTQESGGVQSAVQSSEAIKFLKIIKKNDYKIVDQLHQTPPKIYIISLILNSQAHREALLKVLAQAHVTRDITFGQFNRVVTNITVCNTLSFSNEELPKEGQNHNCALHVSIKCQEDALARVLVDTESSLNVLAKRALAKLSYQGSEMKPNTLVVKAFDGSQRTIHAAGEVTSTLHQKIKFVVNNKLVIVLGEEDFIISPLSSFHYIEADEYAFETSFQALDIANATLVEVKGLVEKASLSFASLKSAKSAVESGGPASWGQVIDVSNKKDRFDLGYKPSAKEGSLVPTKDRIQSIQ; encoded by the exons ATGGATACAGTAAAGCCTATGTTCTATGAAAGGATGGTGAGTAGTGTATCGGCAAGTTTCTCTGACTTGGTTGTTGTGGGCATAAAAGtcgagcttggattgaagaatggaaaaatgataacCACCACTGAAACATCCGGTAACAATGTCAAAAAGTTTTCCAGAGGTTTTCAAAAAAAGAAAGAGGATGAAACAAACTCAGTGTCAACCAGTCAAAGAAGGAGTCACTCATGGAGGAAGCAGCAGCAACAAGTTGCTCAACAACAACCAACTTATCCAATGCAGTATATCCAACAACCATATGTGGCAGCAGTCACACCAACTTTCAAACAATCACAAGCTCTTGTCTATCAACTTGTTCAACAAGCACTAGTATACCAACGAGCACCTACGACACCAGTTTATCAACAACTAAGGCCACAAGCTCCACGTCCGCAAAATCATCCAAATCCGAATAGGGTCCAAAGAGGCAGACCTCCTTCCGTTATGATCCCTATAATGTACATTGAGTTGTACCCATCATTGCTACAAAAAGGGTTGGTGACTCCCAGACCTTTGGATCCTTCACCAGATCATTTGCCTCCATGGTACAACAAAAatgcccattgtcctttccatgagGGCGCCCTTGGGCATGATTTGGAAGGATGTTATGCTTTGAAGCATATAGTGCGAGAGTTGGTTGAGAAGAAGATCCTTTCATTCCGAGATGATGGACCCAACGTAAAGAGTAACCCTTTGCCTAcgcatggtgatgttaatgccattGAAGATGTATCTGACGTTTGTATAATAAAAAATGTTGAAGATGTTAAAACTCTGTTGTTATCACTCCATGCAAGATTGGTGAGAGTTAATTTGATTGATACATGTCACGATAACTGTGAAGAATGTGTTGTTTATCCAAGAGGGTGTAAATTGGTACGAGCCGATATTCAAAATTTAATGGATCAAGGTGTTTTACAAGTTTGTGATCCTACAACAAAAGAGGAAATTTCAGTAATTGAACCCTTTTTCAATCTACCAGAGCCTGTTGAGATAACTTATCAAAGAAGGGATGTTATTCATCCATCACCCGTGATAGTCTGTATGCCTACCCCCTTTCCCTTCAAAATCACTAAGGTCGTGCCTTGGAAATATGATATAATTGTGGTAGATGGAAACCCCAAAGATGTTGAATGTGAGAAGAGCCTGGAGAATGTTGATTCCAATATCACGAACATCGCAAGGACGAGCAGAATGACCCACagtggtcggatttatactcccaatTTCAATATAATCCCTCAAGAATCGATAAAGGAAGCTACAACTTCAGTTCCTACCCAAGAATCAGGAGGGGTACAGTCAGCGGTGCAATCAAGTGAAGCGATTAAATTTCTGAAAATTATAAAGAAAAATGACTACAAGATAGTCGATCAGCTACATCAAACACCGCCAAAAATATATATCATATCCTTGATTCTGAACTCccaagctcatagggaggctctactaAAAGTGCTTGCTCAAGCTCATGTTACTCGGGATATAACGTTTGGCCAATTCAACAGGGTGGTCACCAATATCACAGTTTGCAATACTCTAAgtttcagcaatgaagagctGCCCAAGGAAGGACAGAATCATAACTGCGCCTTACATGTATCCATAAAatgccaagaagatgctctggctAGGGTCTTAGTTGACACTGAATCTTCCCTCAATGTCCTAGCAAAAAGGGCACTTGCTAAATTATCTTACCAAGGGTCGGAGATGAAACCCAATACGCTTGTGGTAAAAGCATTTGACGGTTCTCAGAGGACA ATACATGCTGCTGGGGAAGTAACTTCTACTTTGCATCAGAAAATAAAGTTTGTCGTCAATAATAAACTCGTCATTGTCTTAGGAGAAGAAGATTTCATCATTAGTCCACTCTCATCTTTTCATTATATCGAGGCTGATGAATATGCCTTTGAGACTTCTTTCCAAGCACTTGATATAGCTAATGCCACGCTTGTGGAAGTAAAGGGTCTTGTTGAGAAGGCCAGTTTGTCATTCGCATCTTTGAAAAGTGCGAaatcagcagttgaaagtggaggtCCTGCAAGTTGGGGGCAAGTCATTGATGTCAGCAATAAAAAAGATCGTTTCGatttggggtacaagccttctgctaaGGAAGGATCTCTGGTCCCTACAAAGGATCGCATACAGAGCATTCAATAA